One window of Microtus pennsylvanicus isolate mMicPen1 chromosome X, mMicPen1.hap1, whole genome shotgun sequence genomic DNA carries:
- the LOC142840532 gene encoding uncharacterized protein LOC142840532, with product MDLFLLDKQRFANAKECFFKLSGLLCSLSALVFETIIARSQFWRLWEFDDKIVQFVSLGLWEAYYPQEFNVSGTVTKILVHTPINSTWTISPEFQYAQTLIMWTVLMKPVVLIFGSIANKIGCMKDPFIEMQIYCYKVAALVLYVSSIFTFVSVSWNHFVDHYGQTTLDFPPDFPVKKEALISKHYTAVFPVGVLMTTISLIGVIFFLSEMKSLKLQNQVKAKCASIVADREI from the exons ATGGATCTCTTCCTCCTGGATAAACAAAG ATTTGCCAATGCGAAGGAGTGCTTCTTCAAGTTGAGTGGCCTCCTTTGCAGCCTATCAGCTTTGGTGTTTGAAACAATCATTGCAAGAAGCCAATTCTGGCGCCTGTGGGAATTCGATGACAAGATTGTACAATTTGTGTCCCTAGGATTGTGGGAAGCTTATTACCCTCAAGAGTTTAATGTCTCAGGGACTGTAACCAAGATTCTGGTGCACACCCCTATCAATTCCACGTGGACCATTTCACCCGAATTTCAGTACGCACAGACCCTGATAATGTGGACTGTTTTGATGAAGCCTGTAGTTCTGATTTTCGGGTCAATTGCCAATAAGATTGGCTGTATGAAAGACCCATTTATTGAGATGCAGATATATTGCTACAAGGTTGCTGCCTTAGTTTTGTATGTTAGCAGCATCTTCACATTTGTTTCTGTGAGCTGGAACCACTTTGTAGATCATTATGGCCAAACCACTCTtgactttccacctgactttcCGGTTAAAAAAGAAGCCTTAATAAGCAAACACTATACTGCTGTGTTCCCAGTAGGGGTACTGATGACCACCATTTCACTCATTGGTGTGATATTCTTTCTATCTGAGATGAAATCTTTGAAACTACAGAATCAAGTGAAGGCCAAGTGTGCTTCTATTGTGGCTGATCGGGAAATCTGA